Proteins encoded in a region of the Neodiprion virginianus isolate iyNeoVirg1 chromosome 2, iyNeoVirg1.1, whole genome shotgun sequence genome:
- the LOC124299231 gene encoding pre-mRNA-splicing factor CWC22 homolog isoform X1 has product MSENTMKAKPDKRCSPSINSNDETEHDKRSRRSKRKNDGSDYEDKSDRHSRRKERSDSKYYRSNNSSRNGRDRDRRRHRNDKERTRRSEDDRQTATDENDKSYRKGHDSNDNGSLRRYWSDQYWNKYPTNKQERIGQRFYGGRHEERDESPKRCYDDKENDEDVACAEKNQITVENEREKITPAQKRTVDLLTSKTGGAYIPPAKLRMMQAEITDKSGAAYQRISWEALKKSIHGYINKVNTSNIGLITRELLHENIVRGRGLLARSIIQAQAASPTFTPIYAALTAVINSKFPNIGELLLKRLVIQFKRGFRRNDKAQCISSATFVAHLVNQRVAHEILALEILTLLVETPTDDSVEVAIAFLKECGMKLTEVSKKGIEAIFEMLRNILHEGQLDKRVQYMIEVIFQIRKDGFKDHEAVNEELDLVEEDNQFTHLVTLDEATDPQDVLNVFKFDPDYIATEEKYKALSKEILDTDSSGSDGSDGDEEDNSSDEEDSNITGEAKEDVIVDNTETNLTALRRTIYLTIHSSLDFEECAHKLMKMQLKPGQEIELCHMFLDCCAEMRTYEKFFGLLAGRFCAINKIYVTPFEQIFIDSYDTIHRLDTNKLRNVSKFFAHLLFTDSISWEVLSCIKLNEEDTTSSSRIFIKILFQELSEYMGLSKLNQRVKDVTLQGAFEGLFPRDDPKNTRFAINFFTSIGLGGLTDELREHLKSRPKPAVVPEFVEDKKESSSSSSSSSSSSESSSSSSSSSSSSETASSSESDDHRKKKSVKEKTQKKKKKNKTQVTKKKPKNKSIVKDVWDIETDRNCISSSHETNVGRRNSNKTPNDRLSQSKRSTKPNRHGEWDRESDDRTNTQKDKNNRHRRHKD; this is encoded by the exons ATGTCTGAGAACACAATGAAAGCCAAACCTGACAAGAGGTGTTCGCCATCGATAAACAGTAACGATGAAACTGAACACGATAAACGTTCGAGGAGAAGTAAACGTAAGAACGATGGTTCAGACTATGAAGATAAGAGTGATCGTCACAGTAGGCGAAAGGAGAGAAGTGATTCTAAATACTACAGGAGCAACAACAGTAGCAGAAATGGCAGAGATAGAGACAGGAGACGTCATAGAAATGACAAGGAACGAACTCGTCGAAGTGAAGACGACAGGCAAACAGCCACAGATGAGAATGATAAATCGTATCGAAAGGGTCATGACTCGAATGACAATGGTTCACTACGTAGATATTGGAGCGATCAGTACTGGAACAAGTATCCGACCAATAAACAAGAAAGAATAGGACAGCGTTTTTATGGCGGTCGTCACGAGGAGAGGGATGAATCACCCAAACGTTGCTACGACGATAAAGAAAATGATGAGGATGTCGCGTGTGCTGAAAAGAATCAGATCACGGTGGAaaatgaacgagaaaaaattacaccaGCGCAAAAGCGAACGGTGGATCTTCTGACATCGAAAACTGGTGGTGCTTACATTCCACCAGCCAAACTCCGCATGATGCAGGCTGAGATCACTGACAAATCGGGAGCTGCATACCAGCGGATATCTTGGGAAGCCTTGAAAAAGTCCATTCATGGATACATTAATAAAGTCAACACCAGCAATATCGGATTAATCACTAGAGAATTGTTACACGAGAACATTGTCAGAGGTCGAGGCCTGTTAGCGAGATCTATTATTCAGGCTCAAGCTGCCTCCCCTACTTTCACACCTATCTATGCAGCACTTACTGCTGTGATCAATTCAAAA ttCCCTAATATTGGTGAATTGTTGCTCAAGCGTCTAGTCATACAGTTCAAGCGTGGATTTCGCCGTAATGATAAAGCTCAGTGCATTTCTTCGGCCACGTTTGTTGCCCATTTGGTCAACCAGCGTGTTGCCCATGAAATCTTAGCTTTGGAAATACTAACTTTACTAGTAGAGACGCCAACTGATGACTCCGTCGAAGTTGCCATCGCATTTTTGAAAGAATGTGGCATGAAACTCACAGAGGTTTCCAAGAAAGGGATCGAGGCAATATTTGAAATGCTTCGCAACATCTTACATGAAGGACAGCTGGATAAAAGA GTACAATATATGATAGAAGTTATATTCCAAATTAGAAAAGATGGATTTAAAGATCACGAGGCTGTGAATGAAGAGCTTGACCTTGTTGAAGAGGATAATCAGTTTACTCACCTTGTGACTTTGGACGAAGCAACTGACCCTCAAGATGTACTGA aCGTTTTCAAGTTCGATCCGGACTACATTGCAACAGAGGAAAAATATAAAGCATTGAGCAAAGAGATTCTTGATACTGACAGTAGCGGTTCAGATGGTTCTGATGGTGATGAAGAAGATAACTCTTCTGACGAGGAAGATAGTAATATCACAG GAGAAGCAAAGGAAGATGTTATAGTCGACAACACTGAAACTAATTTAACAGCGTTGCGCAGAACGATCTATTTAACTATTCATTCTTCTCTCGACTTTGAAGAATGTGCGCACAAATTGATGAAGATGCAGCTGAAGCCTGGGCAAGAAATTGAACTATGTCACATGTTCCTGGACTGTTGCGCAGAGATGAGGACATACGAGAAATTCTTTGGTCTCTTAGCTGGG CGATTTTGCGCAATTAACAAAATCTATGTGACGCcgtttgaacaaattttcatcgattcgtaCGATACAATACATCGTTTGGACACCAACAAACTACGTAACGTGTCCAAATTCTTTGCTCATTTGTTGTTCACTGATTCCATTTCTTGGGAGGTTCTATCTTGCATAAAATTAAATGAAGAAGACACTACCAGCTCTAGTCGTAtcttcataaaaattttattccaagaATTATCTGAGTATATGGGACTTTCGAAATTAAATCAGCGTGTAAAAGATGT GACTTTGCAAGGAGCCTTCGAGGGTTTATTTCCACGAGATGATCCAAAGAATACAAGATTtgctatcaattttttcacttccatTGGTCTGGGTGGTCTTAC GGATGAATTACGAGAACACTTGAAATCGCGTCCGAAGCCAGCTGTAGTGCCAGAATTTGTTGAAGACAAAAAAGAGTCGTCTAGTTCCAGCAGTTCATCTTCATCTAGTTCCGAATCCTCGTCGAgttcatcgtcgtcgtcatcatcatccGAGACCGCAa GTTCTTCTGAATCTGACGACCATCGGAAAAAGAAAtctgtgaaagaaaaaacccaaaaaaagaagaagaaaaacaaaacgcaagtgacaaaaaagaaaccaaaaaacaaatcaatcgTGAAAGATGTTTGGGATATAGAAACTGATAGAAACTGTATTAGCAGCAGTCACGAGACAAATGTAGGGCGCAGGAATAGCAATAAAACGCCTAATGATAGATTGAGTCAATCAAAACGATCAACCAAACCAAATCGGCATGGAGAATGGGACAGGGAAAGTGACGATCGGACAAACACGCAAAAGGACAAAAATAATAGGCATAGAAGGCATAAGGATTAG
- the LOC124299231 gene encoding pre-mRNA-splicing factor CWC22 homolog isoform X2, which translates to MSENTMKAKPDKRCSPSINSNDETEHDKRSRRSKRKNDGSDYEDKSDRHSRRKERSDSKYYRSNNSSRNGRDRDRRRHRNDKERTRRSEDDRQTATDENDKSYRKGHDSNDNGSLRRYWSDQYWNKYPTNKQERIGQRFYGGRHEERDESPKRCYDDKENDEDVACAEKNQITVENEREKITPAQKRTVDLLTSKTGGAYIPPAKLRMMQAEITDKSGAAYQRISWEALKKSIHGYINKVNTSNIGLITRELLHENIVRGRGLLARSIIQAQAASPTFTPIYAALTAVINSKFPNIGELLLKRLVIQFKRGFRRNDKAQCISSATFVAHLVNQRVAHEILALEILTLLVETPTDDSVEVAIAFLKECGMKLTEVSKKGIEAIFEMLRNILHEGQLDKRVQYMIEVIFQIRKDGFKDHEAVNEELDLVEEDNQFTHLVTLDEATDPQDVLNVFKFDPDYIATEEKYKALSKEILDTDSSGSDGSDGDEEDNSSDEEDSNITGEAKEDVIVDNTETNLTALRRTIYLTIHSSLDFEECAHKLMKMQLKPGQEIELCHMFLDCCAEMRTYEKFFGLLAGRFCAINKIYVTPFEQIFIDSYDTIHRLDTNKLRNVSKFFAHLLFTDSISWEVLSCIKLNEEDTTSSSRIFIKILFQELSEYMGLSKLNQRVKDVTLQGAFEGLFPRDDPKNTRFAINFFTSIGLGGLTDELREHLKSRPKPAVVPEFVEDKKESSSSSSSSSSSSESSSSSSSSSSSSETVLLNLTTIGKRNL; encoded by the exons ATGTCTGAGAACACAATGAAAGCCAAACCTGACAAGAGGTGTTCGCCATCGATAAACAGTAACGATGAAACTGAACACGATAAACGTTCGAGGAGAAGTAAACGTAAGAACGATGGTTCAGACTATGAAGATAAGAGTGATCGTCACAGTAGGCGAAAGGAGAGAAGTGATTCTAAATACTACAGGAGCAACAACAGTAGCAGAAATGGCAGAGATAGAGACAGGAGACGTCATAGAAATGACAAGGAACGAACTCGTCGAAGTGAAGACGACAGGCAAACAGCCACAGATGAGAATGATAAATCGTATCGAAAGGGTCATGACTCGAATGACAATGGTTCACTACGTAGATATTGGAGCGATCAGTACTGGAACAAGTATCCGACCAATAAACAAGAAAGAATAGGACAGCGTTTTTATGGCGGTCGTCACGAGGAGAGGGATGAATCACCCAAACGTTGCTACGACGATAAAGAAAATGATGAGGATGTCGCGTGTGCTGAAAAGAATCAGATCACGGTGGAaaatgaacgagaaaaaattacaccaGCGCAAAAGCGAACGGTGGATCTTCTGACATCGAAAACTGGTGGTGCTTACATTCCACCAGCCAAACTCCGCATGATGCAGGCTGAGATCACTGACAAATCGGGAGCTGCATACCAGCGGATATCTTGGGAAGCCTTGAAAAAGTCCATTCATGGATACATTAATAAAGTCAACACCAGCAATATCGGATTAATCACTAGAGAATTGTTACACGAGAACATTGTCAGAGGTCGAGGCCTGTTAGCGAGATCTATTATTCAGGCTCAAGCTGCCTCCCCTACTTTCACACCTATCTATGCAGCACTTACTGCTGTGATCAATTCAAAA ttCCCTAATATTGGTGAATTGTTGCTCAAGCGTCTAGTCATACAGTTCAAGCGTGGATTTCGCCGTAATGATAAAGCTCAGTGCATTTCTTCGGCCACGTTTGTTGCCCATTTGGTCAACCAGCGTGTTGCCCATGAAATCTTAGCTTTGGAAATACTAACTTTACTAGTAGAGACGCCAACTGATGACTCCGTCGAAGTTGCCATCGCATTTTTGAAAGAATGTGGCATGAAACTCACAGAGGTTTCCAAGAAAGGGATCGAGGCAATATTTGAAATGCTTCGCAACATCTTACATGAAGGACAGCTGGATAAAAGA GTACAATATATGATAGAAGTTATATTCCAAATTAGAAAAGATGGATTTAAAGATCACGAGGCTGTGAATGAAGAGCTTGACCTTGTTGAAGAGGATAATCAGTTTACTCACCTTGTGACTTTGGACGAAGCAACTGACCCTCAAGATGTACTGA aCGTTTTCAAGTTCGATCCGGACTACATTGCAACAGAGGAAAAATATAAAGCATTGAGCAAAGAGATTCTTGATACTGACAGTAGCGGTTCAGATGGTTCTGATGGTGATGAAGAAGATAACTCTTCTGACGAGGAAGATAGTAATATCACAG GAGAAGCAAAGGAAGATGTTATAGTCGACAACACTGAAACTAATTTAACAGCGTTGCGCAGAACGATCTATTTAACTATTCATTCTTCTCTCGACTTTGAAGAATGTGCGCACAAATTGATGAAGATGCAGCTGAAGCCTGGGCAAGAAATTGAACTATGTCACATGTTCCTGGACTGTTGCGCAGAGATGAGGACATACGAGAAATTCTTTGGTCTCTTAGCTGGG CGATTTTGCGCAATTAACAAAATCTATGTGACGCcgtttgaacaaattttcatcgattcgtaCGATACAATACATCGTTTGGACACCAACAAACTACGTAACGTGTCCAAATTCTTTGCTCATTTGTTGTTCACTGATTCCATTTCTTGGGAGGTTCTATCTTGCATAAAATTAAATGAAGAAGACACTACCAGCTCTAGTCGTAtcttcataaaaattttattccaagaATTATCTGAGTATATGGGACTTTCGAAATTAAATCAGCGTGTAAAAGATGT GACTTTGCAAGGAGCCTTCGAGGGTTTATTTCCACGAGATGATCCAAAGAATACAAGATTtgctatcaattttttcacttccatTGGTCTGGGTGGTCTTAC GGATGAATTACGAGAACACTTGAAATCGCGTCCGAAGCCAGCTGTAGTGCCAGAATTTGTTGAAGACAAAAAAGAGTCGTCTAGTTCCAGCAGTTCATCTTCATCTAGTTCCGAATCCTCGTCGAgttcatcgtcgtcgtcatcatcatccGAGACC GTTCTTCTGAATCTGACGACCATCGGAAAAAGAAAtctgtga
- the LOC124299233 gene encoding EF-hand domain-containing family member B-like gives MAMEISAMRYEDVRKQIGHYAKMDYHPEIRPAGTVILEDGLETCFKDYKLQDSVDALKSKLHITDKREDYGFNHQLPIGTADLGTHTGVKTCLEMTKRTPFQLLICELRDTAMNSYWKKEVGKTSGQKSNLPNGVDPVTTIFGKRTMSNGTAAELVNPQKTVTEVILASRIGHRLYRKSHNNYDVSEQINRKYVEPFNKNYKYGKKNRIDKEGSQVKQSMRWFKQDVASIVSNLQADFIKRTHAPLGRSVCHTPEAY, from the exons ATGGCAATGGAAATATCAGCGATGCGATACGAAGACGTGCGAAAGCAGATTGGACACTATGCCAAGATGGATTACCATCCAGAGATAAGGCCT GCTGGAACTGTGATTTTGGAAGATGGATTGGAAACGTGTTTTAAAGATTACAAACTCCAAGACAGTGTTGATGCGTTGAAATCTAAATTGCATATTACTGATAAACGAGAAGACTATGGCTTCAATCATCAATTACCGATTGGTACTGCTGACCTCGGCACTCACACCGGA GTAAAAACCTGTTTGGAAATGACTAAACGGACACCGTTTCAATTGCTAATCTGTGAGCTAAGAGATACAGCTATGAACAGTTACTGGAAAAAAGAAGTTGGTAAAACTTCAGgccaaaaatcaaatttaccAAACGGCGTTGACCCTGTTACaacaatttttggaaaacgCACTATGTCCA ATGGTACAGCAGCAGAATTGGTAAATCCTCAAAAAACTGTGACTGAAGTTATTTTAGCTTCTCGCATTGGCCATCGACTTTACAGGAAAAGTCACAATAATTATGATGTTTCTGAACAAATCAATCGAAA ATATGTTGAGccattcaataaaaattacaagtatGGCAAGAAAAATAGAATCGATAAAGAGGGTAGTCAAGTTAAGCAGTCGATGAGGTGGTTCAAGCAAGATGTTGCATCAATCGTTAGTAACCTCCAAGCAGACTTTATCAAGAGGACTCATGCTCCTCTTGGTCGTTCAGTGTGCCATACACCTGAGGCGTATTAA
- the LOC124299234 gene encoding ras-related protein Rab-5B isoform X1: protein MVVIMVTMASRSTAQRPNGSTQGKICQFKLVLLGESAVGKSSLVLRFVKGQFHEYQESTIGAAFLTQTVCLDDTTVKFEIWDTAGQERYHSLAPMYYRGAQAAIVVYDITNQDTFVRATTWVKELQRQASPNIVIALAGNKSDLGNKRVVEFDEAQTYADENGLLFMETSAKTAMNVNDIFLAIAKKLPKNEQTGSAGTSGQGRRLVEVEGQKTTTSNCCK, encoded by the exons ATGGTCGTCATCATG GTCACTATGGCTAGCCGGAGTACGGCCCAAAGGCCAAACGGTTCCACGCAAGGAAAAATTTGTCAGTTTAAATTGGTGTTACTTGGAGAATCTGCAGTAGGCAAATCTAGTCTGGTACTTAGGTTTGTTAAGGGTCAGTTTCATGAATATCAAGAAAGTACGATAGGAG CTGCTTTTCTAACACAGACCGTATGTTTGGACGATACGACTGTTAAGTTTGAAATTTGGGACACAGCAGGACAGGAACGCTATCATAGTCTTGCTCCAATGTATTATCGCGGTGCACAGGCAGCTATTGTTGTTTACGATATAACAAATCAG GATACATTCGTACGTGCTACAACGTGGGTTAAGGAACTTCAACGGCAAGCGAGCCCAAACATAGTTATAGCACTCGCAGGTAACAAGTCTGATCTGGGTAACAAAAGAGTCGTCGAGTTCGACGAGGCCCAGACTTACGCAGATGAAAACGGTCTCCTGTTCATGGAGACGTCTGCAAAAACTGCCATGAACGTCAACGATATATTCTTAGCTATCG CTAAGAAGCTTCCAAAGAATGAACAAACCGGCAGTGCAGGCACCAGTGGTCAAGGTCGTCGATTAGTTGAAGTAGAAGGACAAAAGACAACCACTAGCAACTGCTGCAAGTGA
- the LOC124299234 gene encoding ras-related protein Rab-5C isoform X2: protein MASRSTAQRPNGSTQGKICQFKLVLLGESAVGKSSLVLRFVKGQFHEYQESTIGAAFLTQTVCLDDTTVKFEIWDTAGQERYHSLAPMYYRGAQAAIVVYDITNQDTFVRATTWVKELQRQASPNIVIALAGNKSDLGNKRVVEFDEAQTYADENGLLFMETSAKTAMNVNDIFLAIAKKLPKNEQTGSAGTSGQGRRLVEVEGQKTTTSNCCK, encoded by the exons ATGGCTAGCCGGAGTACGGCCCAAAGGCCAAACGGTTCCACGCAAGGAAAAATTTGTCAGTTTAAATTGGTGTTACTTGGAGAATCTGCAGTAGGCAAATCTAGTCTGGTACTTAGGTTTGTTAAGGGTCAGTTTCATGAATATCAAGAAAGTACGATAGGAG CTGCTTTTCTAACACAGACCGTATGTTTGGACGATACGACTGTTAAGTTTGAAATTTGGGACACAGCAGGACAGGAACGCTATCATAGTCTTGCTCCAATGTATTATCGCGGTGCACAGGCAGCTATTGTTGTTTACGATATAACAAATCAG GATACATTCGTACGTGCTACAACGTGGGTTAAGGAACTTCAACGGCAAGCGAGCCCAAACATAGTTATAGCACTCGCAGGTAACAAGTCTGATCTGGGTAACAAAAGAGTCGTCGAGTTCGACGAGGCCCAGACTTACGCAGATGAAAACGGTCTCCTGTTCATGGAGACGTCTGCAAAAACTGCCATGAACGTCAACGATATATTCTTAGCTATCG CTAAGAAGCTTCCAAAGAATGAACAAACCGGCAGTGCAGGCACCAGTGGTCAAGGTCGTCGATTAGTTGAAGTAGAAGGACAAAAGACAACCACTAGCAACTGCTGCAAGTGA
- the LOC124299232 gene encoding cyclin-Y-like protein 1 has translation MGNKNSCCVYASPQTGRKELGRECGGRGLEEHLPEGEISANNLQHISEREPEDWDSDPSLHPCAGTIFMERSKQAIENGMVRKKSQHQIADTRTLKKSSSCSTIYLDDSTVSQPNLKNTVKCVALAIYYHIKNRTSQRQIDIFDEKLHPLTRDGVSEDYHRHNPEHKQIYKFIRTLFNAAQLTAECAIITLVYLERLLTYAEVDITPANWKRIALGAILLSSKVWDDQAVWNVDYCQILKDITVEDMNELERQFLEMLQFNINVPSSVYAKYYFDLRTLAEANELTFPSEPLSKEKAQKLEAMSRVYEDKVTAEVLRKGIKKWSSLDNVCIGGPRRSIAILS, from the exons ATGGGCAATAAGAATAGTTGCTGTGTTTACGCAAGCCCTCAAACAGGGCGAAAGGAATTAGGGCGTGAGTGCGGAGGCAGAGGGCTAGAGGAACATCTTCCAGAGGGTGAAATCAGTGCGAATAACTTGCAACATATAAGCGAGCGTGAACCAGAAGACTGGGACTCGGACCCATCGCTACATCCATGTGCAGGCACAATTTTTATGGAGCGATCTAAACAGGCAATTGAAA ATGGAATGGTTAGGAAAAAAAGTCAGCACCAAATTGCTGACACAAGGACGTTGAAGAAAAGCAGCAGTTGTAGTACCATCTATCTTGACGATAGTACCGTGTCGCAACCCAATCTTAAAAATACCGTTAAATGTGTCGCGTTAGCTATATATTATCACATTAAGAATCGAACGTCGCAACGTCAGATCGACATATTCGATGAAAAACTTCACCCACTTACG AGAGATGGTGTTTCTGAAGACTATCACAGACATAATCCAGAGCATAAGCAAATATACAAGTTCATTAGAACATTGTTTAATGCCGCTCAGCTCACAGCTGAATGTGCTATTATAACACTAGTTTATCTAGAACGGCTTCTCACTTATGCCGAAGTTGACATAACTCCTGCTAATTGGAAGCGAATCGCACTTGGTGCCATACTTTTATCTTCCAAGGTGTGGGATGATCAGGCAGTGTGGAACGTTGACTATTGTCAAATACTTAAAGATATCACTGTGGAAGACAT GAACGAATTGGAAAGGCAGTTTCTGGAAATGCTACAATTTAATATAAATGTCCCTTCAAGCGTGTACGCAAAATACTACTTCGACCTCCGCACGCTTGCAGAGGCTAATGAACTAACATTCCCTAGTGAACCGCTTAGCAAAGAGAAGGCACAAAAGCTTGAGGCAATGTCCAGGGTATACGAAGACAAAGTAACGGCAGAAGTATTACGTAAGGGTATTAAAAAATGGTCCAGTTTGGACAATGTGTGTATAGGTGGACCGAGACGTAGCATTGCTATCCTTTCTTAA